One window of Helicobacter winghamensis ATCC BAA-430 genomic DNA carries:
- a CDS encoding rhoptry family protein yields the protein METLLINGIFTLFMLALAFWDYKSYGKQKHRDFKSIIMSAGVLGTFVGIFVGLQDFDVSNVENSVPSLLAGLQTAFYTSILGMALAILLSILQKSKAVKSDFENMLDYFSLQAGKLDSLEKLEALNEIKNTLKGIAEQNKEKLESQNTYQTAQLANLKTLENSFNTTNTTLKEAMHHLAKGASKELIAALQEVIKDFNLRITDQFGDNFKELNNAVTQMIAWQNSYKDSIAGLDNSLKSTLKLFDSTKESLELVASRNSEVLEVYSALAKSIEASRIENEKLAVLLSGFENMHAKAELALKGVEELSKNLDSTHEKSLNYTKESLQEVQGFLTQSTQEYQQRAQDSLENNLKALQEDAKQQKESLLALQEAFNAFNSAYLTQNKEQLTNLLDALKEELSTFVESFVESDSKLKHKNLEMISHIQNSIQERLNGVQESFKESLGVLENAQKESLLLIEEQAKRSDDVLMRHTQEMGSVVEKASHHLQELSDKTQQNLSKNADTLEQHITNAVLNFDSLLGKTTKSLEENFEDSKNTLMELSKEIESQMVVTTKSLNSLLNDTAQSLSTSTHNIENSLTQTSETLTECFKQTTDSIAQNLESTTNNMGQSVANLLEQSQTYSQNLNTLLKNSVKTFANSLEQLQKDSTQYTQEIQGQMRANFAESYKNALESLSAYLKNTTNTYQNKLQELSKLGIENHQTISQNLHTQLNTIIKDFENNTKNVIQSNATLAENLLKLSTKSLDTHSQKIIQNYSNLDNNIKTTLQEMAKNYLTMLELLTKQSLETPKNASVELLNAFNHLQKNLGEALTQTYLSLESNRKEIDAILKITQTNITTSLSQTTELNNTLCKSLGELDSALSNITLGFRQDYEWFLRRIRELMGARG from the coding sequence ATGGAAACTTTGCTAATTAATGGGATTTTTACGCTATTTATGCTAGCCCTTGCATTTTGGGATTATAAGAGTTATGGCAAGCAAAAGCATAGAGATTTTAAATCTATTATTATGAGTGCTGGAGTTTTAGGGACATTTGTTGGAATCTTTGTAGGCTTGCAAGATTTTGATGTTAGCAATGTTGAAAACTCCGTGCCATCGCTCTTAGCGGGCTTGCAAACGGCGTTTTATACCTCTATTTTAGGTATGGCTTTAGCAATTTTGCTTTCAATCTTACAAAAAAGCAAGGCAGTTAAGAGTGATTTTGAAAATATGCTAGATTACTTTTCTCTGCAAGCAGGCAAGTTAGATAGTTTAGAGAAACTAGAAGCATTAAATGAGATTAAAAACACATTAAAAGGGATTGCTGAACAAAATAAAGAAAAATTAGAATCGCAAAATACCTATCAAACAGCACAGCTTGCAAACCTAAAAACACTAGAAAATTCTTTTAACACTACAAATACAACCCTAAAAGAAGCAATGCACCACTTAGCCAAAGGGGCTAGCAAGGAACTAATTGCTGCTTTACAAGAAGTGATTAAGGACTTTAATTTACGCATTACCGATCAATTTGGGGATAATTTTAAGGAGCTAAACAACGCCGTTACACAAATGATTGCGTGGCAAAATAGTTATAAAGATTCTATTGCAGGATTAGATAATAGCCTAAAAAGCACCCTTAAACTTTTTGATTCTACTAAGGAATCTTTAGAACTTGTTGCAAGTCGGAATAGTGAAGTGCTAGAAGTGTATAGCGCCTTAGCAAAGAGCATTGAAGCTTCACGCATTGAAAATGAAAAATTAGCGGTGCTTTTAAGCGGATTTGAAAATATGCACGCAAAGGCGGAGTTAGCACTTAAAGGCGTTGAAGAATTAAGTAAAAATTTAGATTCCACACACGAAAAATCCCTAAATTACACTAAAGAATCTCTCCAAGAAGTGCAAGGATTCCTAACACAAAGCACGCAAGAATATCAACAACGCGCACAAGATTCACTAGAAAATAACCTTAAAGCACTTCAAGAAGATGCAAAGCAACAAAAAGAATCCCTATTGGCGCTCCAAGAGGCGTTTAATGCCTTTAATAGTGCGTATTTGACACAAAACAAAGAGCAACTTACAAATCTCTTAGACGCACTAAAAGAAGAGTTAAGCACATTTGTGGAATCCTTTGTGGAAAGTGATTCTAAGCTAAAGCATAAAAATTTAGAGATGATTTCACATATCCAAAACAGCATACAAGAACGACTAAATGGAGTGCAAGAAAGCTTTAAAGAGAGTTTAGGAGTGCTAGAGAACGCACAAAAGGAATCCTTGCTTTTAATTGAAGAGCAAGCTAAACGCAGTGATGATGTGCTTATGCGTCATACACAAGAAATGGGAAGCGTGGTTGAAAAAGCAAGCCACCACTTGCAAGAATTAAGCGATAAAACACAGCAAAATTTAAGCAAAAATGCCGACACATTAGAGCAACATATCACAAATGCGGTGCTAAACTTTGATTCATTACTTGGAAAAACAACAAAAAGCTTAGAAGAAAACTTTGAAGATTCTAAAAATACCTTAATGGAATTAAGCAAAGAGATAGAATCGCAAATGGTTGTAACTACAAAATCGCTCAATTCCTTGCTTAATGATACCGCACAATCCCTAAGCACAAGCACGCACAACATTGAAAATTCACTCACACAAACAAGCGAAACTCTAACAGAATGCTTTAAGCAAACAACAGATTCTATTGCGCAAAACTTAGAATCCACTACAAATAATATGGGGCAGAGTGTAGCAAACTTGCTAGAGCAAAGCCAAACTTATAGCCAAAATCTCAATACGCTTTTAAAAAATAGTGTGAAAACCTTTGCAAACAGCTTAGAGCAATTACAAAAAGATTCCACACAATACACGCAAGAGATTCAAGGACAAATGCGCGCAAACTTCGCAGAATCCTATAAAAACGCACTAGAATCTTTAAGTGCATATCTAAAAAACACTACAAACACTTATCAAAATAAACTCCAAGAGTTATCAAAACTTGGTATAGAAAATCATCAAACTATTAGCCAAAATTTGCATACACAGCTTAATACAATTATAAAAGATTTTGAAAATAATACTAAAAATGTAATCCAAAGCAATGCAACTCTAGCAGAAAATTTACTCAAATTATCCACAAAATCACTAGATACGCATTCACAAAAAATCATACAAAATTACAGCAATTTAGATAATAACATCAAAACAACGCTACAAGAAATGGCAAAAAATTATCTAACAATGCTAGAACTTCTTACAAAACAAAGCCTTGAAACACCTAAAAATGCGAGTGTAGAGCTGCTTAACGCCTTTAACCACTTGCAAAAAAATCTAGGCGAAGCTCTAACACAAACTTATCTTTCATTAGAGAGCAATCGTAAAGAAATTGACGCGATTTTAAAAATCACGCAAACAAATATCACCACTTCCCTAAGTCAAACCACAGAGCTTAATAACACTCTGTGTAAATCTCTAGGGGAATTAGATAGCGCATTATCTAATATTACTTTAGGATTCCGCCAAGATTATGAGTGGTTTTTGCGTAGAATCCGCGAGCTAATGGGGGCTAGGGGATAA
- the truB gene encoding pseudouridine synthase family protein (catalyzes isomerization of specific uridines in RNA to pseudouridine; responsible for residues in T loops of many tRNAs), translating into MKLDRIFVAKKPLFITSNGYLSKLKRQYNVKKAGFSGILDPFACGALVVAFGQYTKLFSFLEKSPKVYKATLWLGLQSDSLDLENVRGVQETKPLEQARVKEALQEFLGEVRFTPPHFSAKKIQGKKAYQLARSGDLETLKEGLKEQVMEVFKLEFLNYSHPFVSFKASVSEGAYIRSLGALIAQKLGCIGGLSYLERISEGRLHFDNEKALDPLEILPFEKIDLRGDLKIKEIIVNGKKFNPKLLKISENTKYIVQFEDFFSIISSKNENVQYLANRIPLC; encoded by the coding sequence TTGAAATTGGATAGAATTTTTGTTGCAAAAAAACCGCTTTTTATTACTTCAAATGGCTACTTAAGCAAGCTAAAACGCCAATACAATGTCAAAAAAGCTGGCTTTAGTGGAATCTTAGATCCCTTTGCTTGCGGTGCTTTAGTTGTTGCATTTGGGCAATATACAAAACTTTTTAGCTTTTTGGAAAAATCTCCAAAAGTTTATAAGGCAACATTGTGGCTAGGCTTACAGAGTGATTCTCTAGATTTAGAAAATGTGCGTGGAGTGCAAGAAACTAAGCCTTTAGAGCAAGCAAGGGTTAAGGAAGCCTTGCAAGAGTTTTTAGGGGAGGTGCGTTTTACTCCACCACATTTTAGTGCTAAAAAAATTCAGGGCAAAAAGGCATATCAACTTGCTAGAAGTGGGGATTTAGAAACATTAAAAGAAGGCTTAAAAGAACAGGTTATGGAAGTTTTTAAGTTAGAGTTTTTAAACTATTCCCACCCCTTTGTTAGCTTTAAAGCAAGTGTGAGTGAGGGGGCTTATATCCGCTCACTTGGTGCATTAATTGCTCAAAAATTAGGTTGTATTGGCGGGCTAAGTTATTTAGAGAGAATAAGCGAGGGAAGATTACATTTTGATAATGAAAAGGCGTTAGATCCGCTAGAGATTTTGCCTTTTGAAAAAATTGATTTGCGTGGAGATTTAAAAATAAAAGAGATAATTGTAAATGGTAAAAAATTTAATCCAAAACTTCTTAAAATTTCTGAAAATACAAAATATATAGTGCAATTTGAGGATTTTTTTTCTATAATTTCAAGCAAAAATGAAAATGTGCAATATTTAGCAAATAGGATTCCTTTATGTTGA
- the csrA gene encoding carbon storage regulator CsrA: MLILSRKENESITIGDSIKIKVIGIDKGSVKLGFEAPPEMLILREELKIAIQEENKKSLQHSKTALNQLSLIKKKV, translated from the coding sequence ATGTTGATATTATCCCGAAAAGAAAATGAAAGCATTACCATTGGTGATTCTATAAAAATTAAAGTCATTGGTATTGATAAAGGCAGTGTAAAGCTGGGCTTTGAAGCACCGCCAGAGATGTTAATTTTACGCGAAGAGCTAAAAATTGCTATCCAAGAAGAAAACAAAAAATCCTTACAACATAGCAAGACTGCACTTAATCAACTCTCTTTAATTAAAAAGAAAGTGTAA
- the exbB gene encoding TonB-system energizer ExbB — MPLKEMVEYGVIGVLLAMSVIALWAGIERILFYRQIKLEQYTNKTELEIDLSKNLTLIATIGSNAPYVGLLGTVFGIILTFVQLGQSGMVDTASIMTGLALALQATAGGLLVAIPSIVFYNLLMRKSEVLVAQWEVLGEKGLLKEGGK, encoded by the coding sequence ATGCCACTAAAAGAAATGGTTGAATATGGGGTCATTGGAGTTTTACTAGCAATGAGTGTAATTGCGCTTTGGGCTGGGATTGAAAGAATATTGTTTTATCGTCAAATTAAGCTTGAGCAATACACAAACAAAACAGAACTTGAAATTGATTTGTCTAAAAATCTAACACTCATTGCTACTATTGGCTCTAATGCACCTTATGTTGGGCTTTTAGGCACAGTGTTTGGGATAATCCTAACCTTTGTGCAATTAGGGCAATCTGGAATGGTAGATACCGCCAGTATTATGACAGGGCTTGCGTTAGCCTTGCAAGCCACAGCTGGGGGATTATTAGTTGCGATTCCTAGCATTGTTTTTTATAATCTTTTAATGCGAAAAAGCGAAGTGCTAGTTGCGCAATGGGAAGTTTTAGGAGAAAAGGGCTTGCTAAAAGAAGGCGGAAAATGA
- a CDS encoding OmpA family protein, whose product MESKGSEWISISDMMAGVMMIFLLIAVSYMVVISKTQKQLALQNAELKELNRQMSDIAKTHEDLKITLHKDLLAEFSKNLESWNAEIDADNTVRFREPEILFDSGKKEVKTRFQEILDDFFPRYIKILTQEKYKNDIEEIRIEGHTSTEWQNAKTLESRYLGNAELSQARALEVLKYCFSNPVIKADKQWLIKVLRANGLSFAKPLETAELSRRVEFKALTKSNQKIMDILDINKEKDAAQAKLKSNSNQTQ is encoded by the coding sequence ATGGAGAGCAAAGGGAGCGAGTGGATTAGTATCTCTGATATGATGGCAGGGGTGATGATGATTTTCTTGCTAATTGCTGTATCTTATATGGTAGTAATTAGCAAAACGCAAAAGCAACTAGCCTTGCAAAATGCGGAGCTAAAAGAGCTAAATCGGCAAATGAGCGATATTGCAAAAACGCACGAAGATTTAAAAATCACCCTGCATAAAGATTTGCTTGCAGAATTCTCCAAAAATTTGGAATCTTGGAATGCTGAGATTGACGCAGACAACACGGTGCGTTTTAGAGAGCCTGAAATTTTGTTTGACTCTGGAAAAAAGGAAGTAAAAACAAGATTCCAAGAAATTTTAGATGATTTTTTTCCGCGTTATATTAAGATTTTAACGCAAGAAAAATACAAAAACGACATTGAAGAAATTAGAATTGAAGGGCACACTTCCACAGAATGGCAAAATGCAAAAACACTAGAATCGCGTTATTTGGGTAATGCCGAACTCTCACAAGCAAGGGCTTTAGAAGTGTTAAAGTATTGCTTTTCTAATCCAGTAATAAAGGCAGATAAACAATGGCTTATTAAGGTTTTGCGTGCAAATGGATTATCCTTTGCCAAGCCTTTAGAAACAGCGGAATTATCACGCCGTGTAGAGTTTAAAGCTCTCACAAAAAGCAACCAAAAAATTATGGATATTTTAGACATTAATAAAGAAAAAGACGCAGCACAAGCAAAACTTAAAAGCAATTCTAATCAAACACAATAA
- the exbD gene encoding TonB system transport protein ExbD yields the protein MKHFRRMDTINIVPFIDIMLVLLVIVLTSATFIAQGKIPIAIPQAQGSQEIPKHKKSIEITIDEQGHYYYDGKGMELDGIEMALTKLPKDTPILLRGDQKSYFEQFVKLVGILNQTGHSNVDVEVQRK from the coding sequence ATGAAGCATTTTAGGAGAATGGATACAATAAATATTGTGCCTTTTATTGATATTATGCTAGTTTTGTTAGTGATTGTGCTAACAAGTGCAACCTTTATTGCGCAAGGCAAAATTCCTATTGCAATTCCACAAGCGCAAGGCTCACAAGAGATTCCAAAGCATAAAAAAAGTATTGAGATTACCATTGATGAGCAAGGGCATTATTATTATGATGGTAAGGGAATGGAGCTAGATGGCATTGAAATGGCATTAACTAAGCTTCCAAAAGATACTCCAATTCTTTTGCGTGGAGATCAAAAGAGTTATTTTGAACAATTTGTAAAACTAGTTGGAATTTTAAATCAAACAGGGCATAGCAATGTTGATGTGGAAGTGCAACGCAAATAA
- a CDS encoding 4-(cytidine 5'-diphospho)-2-C-methyl-D-erythritol kinase: MPFNTSLNTCSVVAKAYAKVNLFLKIVGKTQINNTFYHLLQSRFMRVSTLFDTLGFNFNAKSFEILGNFDCSLEQNTIYKAFQELLPYLNAAQKECLNHTQIIVEKQIPSGGGLGGGSSNAACFLQVINKEFDLRLSKQELREIGASIGSDVPFFLSGLELANVEGRGEIISPYELESKFEVEIINPNLHCSTKEVFRRYAKEFYSANAISQIKAESWLTKSNAEILNNDAFSNNDLLKPLLRMYPKLESYLQKDVFLSGSGSCFWTCKNKSSGEA; encoded by the coding sequence ATGCCTTTTAACACTTCATTAAATACTTGCTCTGTGGTAGCTAAAGCGTATGCAAAAGTAAATTTGTTTTTAAAAATCGTTGGCAAAACACAGATAAATAACACTTTCTATCACCTTTTGCAATCGCGCTTTATGCGTGTTTCTACGCTTTTTGATACCTTAGGATTTAATTTTAATGCAAAGAGTTTTGAAATTTTAGGAAACTTTGATTGTAGCTTAGAGCAAAATACGATTTATAAAGCATTTCAAGAACTTTTGCCTTATCTTAATGCTGCACAAAAAGAATGCTTAAATCACACACAAATTATTGTAGAAAAACAGATTCCAAGTGGTGGTGGATTGGGTGGTGGAAGCTCCAATGCAGCGTGTTTTTTGCAAGTTATAAATAAAGAATTTGATTTAAGATTAAGCAAGCAAGAGTTAAGGGAAATTGGTGCTAGCATAGGGAGTGATGTTCCGTTTTTTCTAAGTGGCTTAGAATTGGCAAATGTAGAGGGCAGGGGAGAGATTATAAGCCCTTATGAGTTGGAATCTAAATTTGAAGTGGAGATTATTAATCCTAATTTGCATTGTAGCACAAAAGAAGTGTTTCGAAGATACGCAAAAGAGTTTTATAGCGCAAATGCAATTTCACAAATTAAAGCAGAGTCTTGGCTTACAAAAAGCAATGCAGAGATTTTAAACAATGACGCCTTTAGCAATAATGACTTGCTTAAGCCACTTTTGAGAATGTATCCAAAGTTGGAATCGTATTTACAAAAGGATGTGTTTTTAAGCGGTAGTGGAAGTTGCTTTTGGACTTGTAAAAACAAGAGCTCAGGGGAAGCGTGA
- the smpB gene encoding SsrA-binding protein SmpB encodes MKIIATNKKATFDFFILDKFEAGIALQGSEVKAIRAGKVNLKDSFVKIVNGEAFLFQAHIATLATTNLHYKPDEKRPRKLLLHKKEIDKLFGKSQVAGMSIVALKLYFNARNKAKLEIALAKGKNLHDKRESLKEKIQKREIAQSLKEMQKLR; translated from the coding sequence ATGAAAATTATTGCAACAAACAAAAAGGCAACCTTTGATTTTTTCATTTTAGATAAATTTGAAGCAGGCATTGCATTACAAGGTAGCGAAGTTAAGGCAATCCGTGCAGGTAAAGTGAATTTAAAAGACAGCTTTGTAAAAATTGTTAATGGTGAAGCCTTTTTGTTTCAAGCGCATATTGCAACACTTGCTACAACCAATTTGCATTATAAACCTGATGAAAAGCGACCGCGCAAGCTTTTACTACACAAAAAAGAGATCGATAAACTCTTTGGAAAAAGTCAAGTTGCAGGAATGAGCATTGTTGCATTAAAACTTTATTTTAACGCGCGCAATAAGGCAAAGCTTGAAATTGCGCTTGCTAAGGGGAAAAATCTCCACGATAAACGCGAAAGCTTAAAAGAAAAAATCCAAAAACGCGAAATCGCACAAAGTTTAAAAGAAATGCAAAAATTAAGATAA
- a CDS encoding AAA domain-containing protein, which translates to MYPFLTDCAQNYLHYLIAFDKGYEIIKIRSIARDIFGLILQLESKLKSLESLLLRTSLGEYLLNNTESEINISAYDERNKILYLNVESNLCETLFLKKDSIVLISDLRFLVQNVIDFYSQELPLSLPINAPNLTPNIESLKDLEAPPHAEQLNALHGIFSSPFCYIWGPAGSGKTKVVLLHALSFYLKAGLKVAILAPTNNALEQCLKTLLINLESIGLSTNGILRLGAPTQSFKESFSQNCEHIIQEQNIPSNFHKKSLSKAQILAMTLDTFLHRSDLQALDFKHFFVDEAAFTPLIKILPLCAFNKPITLLGDHKQLQPINALSSKDSKEQQWNLSKFWSFSALFLESFFKTQEAFNTKDPKQIPQITHFFTLSQTYRYGDNLAKLLDSYIYQNNLQGRGTHTRLYCLDIVEFAGLKKLESKMERTNPLEASLCCKLAESFIDKTLDFAILTPFVNQRQLILKTMPSLYHKECVLTIHSAQGQEFDYVIFSPVMLHYHLNDSTNQSALFALNVALSRAKKGIIIICDKRYWSSLKGQFLSDLIALCEPYDLSKDYEF; encoded by the coding sequence ATGTATCCTTTTTTAACTGATTGCGCGCAAAACTATCTCCACTATCTTATAGCCTTTGATAAAGGGTATGAAATTATCAAAATTAGAAGTATTGCGCGAGATATTTTTGGTTTAATATTGCAATTAGAATCCAAACTTAAAAGCCTAGAATCCTTGCTGTTACGCACAAGTTTAGGAGAATATCTTTTAAATAATACAGAAAGTGAGATTAACATTTCCGCTTATGATGAACGCAATAAAATACTATATTTAAATGTAGAATCTAATTTATGCGAGACTTTATTTTTAAAAAAAGATTCCATAGTTTTAATCTCTGATTTGCGCTTTTTAGTGCAAAATGTAATTGATTTTTATAGCCAAGAATTGCCCCTATCTCTCCCCATAAATGCGCCAAACTTAACTCCAAATATTGAATCTTTAAAAGACTTAGAAGCTCCCCCACACGCTGAACAATTAAACGCATTGCACGGAATCTTTTCAAGCCCTTTTTGCTACATTTGGGGACCTGCTGGAAGTGGTAAAACAAAAGTCGTGCTACTCCACGCCCTGTCCTTTTATTTAAAAGCAGGATTAAAAGTTGCAATCCTAGCTCCGACAAACAACGCACTAGAACAATGCTTAAAAACTCTATTAATAAACTTAGAGAGTATCGGATTAAGCACTAATGGAATCTTGCGCTTAGGAGCACCAACGCAAAGCTTCAAAGAGAGCTTTTCACAAAACTGCGAACACATTATTCAAGAGCAAAACATACCAAGTAACTTCCATAAAAAATCCCTATCCAAAGCCCAAATTCTTGCGATGACCTTAGATACTTTCTTGCATAGATCGGATTTGCAAGCTTTAGATTTTAAGCATTTTTTTGTAGATGAAGCTGCCTTTACACCTTTAATTAAGATTCTACCTTTATGCGCATTTAATAAGCCTATAACCTTGCTAGGCGACCATAAACAACTTCAACCCATCAACGCTCTAAGCTCTAAGGATTCCAAAGAGCAGCAATGGAATCTCTCTAAATTTTGGAGTTTTTCCGCTCTATTTTTGGAATCCTTTTTTAAAACACAAGAAGCATTTAATACTAAAGATCCTAAGCAAATACCGCAAATCACGCATTTTTTTACACTTAGTCAAACTTACCGTTATGGAGATAATCTAGCAAAACTTTTAGATTCTTATATTTATCAAAATAACTTGCAAGGGCGTGGCACACACACGCGCTTATATTGCCTTGATATTGTAGAATTTGCTGGGCTTAAAAAGCTAGAATCCAAAATGGAGCGCACAAATCCTTTAGAAGCTTCTTTATGCTGCAAGCTTGCGGAGAGTTTTATAGATAAAACTCTAGACTTTGCAATTCTTACTCCCTTTGTCAATCAAAGGCAGTTAATTTTAAAAACAATGCCTAGCCTTTATCATAAAGAATGCGTGCTAACAATCCATTCAGCGCAAGGGCAGGAATTTGATTATGTGATTTTTTCACCTGTAATGCTACATTATCATTTAAATGATTCTACAAACCAAAGCGCACTTTTTGCCCTAAATGTCGCACTCTCTCGCGCAAAAAAGGGCATTATTATCATCTGCGATAAACGCTATTGGTCAAGCTTAAAGGGACAATTTTTAAGTGATTTAATTGCACTATGTGAGCCTTATGATTTGTCTAAAGATTATGAATTTTAG
- a CDS encoding UPF0323 family lipoprotein gives MQKYLKKISDPKIAGIFSKSGLGLVAILLITGCNSSEQNQTQSGITEATKNGATVTIEQQADGSYKILDEVPSAQTRVILREKDGSERILSQAEIDKIIADEAKKIDSGTSQLTNPTGGGLSLGETILASAAGAILGSWIGSKLFNNQNFQNQQRTTYKTPQAYERSQNSFNRSSAGTNAGRSGFYSPNNTSTQNRSTSGATSNYGG, from the coding sequence ATGCAAAAGTATCTAAAAAAGATTTCAGATCCAAAAATTGCAGGAATTTTTAGCAAAAGTGGCTTAGGGCTTGTTGCGATTTTACTCATCACAGGTTGTAATTCAAGTGAGCAAAATCAAACACAAAGCGGAATCACAGAAGCTACAAAAAATGGTGCAACAGTTACTATTGAACAACAAGCCGATGGAAGTTATAAAATTCTAGATGAAGTTCCAAGTGCGCAAACGCGTGTAATTTTGCGCGAAAAAGATGGAAGTGAAAGGATTTTAAGCCAAGCTGAAATTGATAAAATCATCGCTGATGAGGCTAAAAAAATTGATAGTGGCACTTCACAGCTTACAAATCCAACAGGTGGTGGGCTATCTCTAGGTGAAACGATTTTAGCAAGTGCTGCTGGGGCAATTCTTGGAAGCTGGATTGGAAGCAAGCTTTTTAACAACCAAAATTTCCAAAACCAACAACGCACAACTTATAAAACTCCACAAGCTTATGAACGCTCTCAAAACTCTTTTAACCGCTCAAGCGCTGGAACAAATGCAGGCAGAAGTGGTTTTTATAGTCCTAATAACACAAGCACACAAAACCGCAGCACAAGCGGTGCTACAAGCAATTATGGGGGATAA
- the hypD gene encoding hydrogenase formation protein HypD: MQENPYISTYRNSKSIERVFSAINKLSQSLKKPLKIMEVCGGHTHTIMKYALPSLLPKNIEFIHGPGCPVCVMPKNRIDYAYKIAKIKDIILVTLGDMIKVPGSYGSLQNARASGLDVRFVYSPLDVLKIAQENPNKRVVYFAIGFETTTPMSAALLERVIEQKLENVLIHSNHILVPPPLHSILSAKNCQINALLAPSHVSVITGSKIYEPLLEQYQIPIVVCGFEPLDVAESLLSILRQVFEGIPKVETQYARSVTREGNLKAQQLVEKYFILDSNFFWRGLGEIPYSSLRLRDEFAKYDANVVFKDYLGGIAKDDHKNCLCGEILKGNKKPYDCKLFCKACTPQNPLGSCMVSSEGACAAYYKYKGISAS; the protein is encoded by the coding sequence ATGCAAGAAAATCCATACATTAGCACTTATAGAAATAGCAAGAGTATTGAGCGTGTCTTTAGCGCAATAAACAAACTTAGTCAATCCCTAAAAAAACCTTTAAAAATTATGGAAGTATGTGGCGGACACACGCATACTATTATGAAATACGCCTTACCCTCATTGCTTCCTAAAAATATTGAGTTCATACACGGACCGGGCTGTCCTGTGTGTGTAATGCCCAAAAATCGAATTGATTATGCCTATAAAATTGCAAAAATTAAAGATATTATTTTAGTTACACTAGGCGATATGATAAAAGTTCCCGGAAGCTATGGAAGCTTACAAAATGCTCGTGCTAGCGGGCTTGATGTGCGTTTTGTGTATTCCCCTTTAGATGTGCTAAAAATCGCACAAGAGAACCCCAATAAACGCGTGGTGTATTTTGCTATTGGCTTTGAGACAACAACGCCAATGAGTGCCGCACTGCTAGAGCGCGTTATTGAGCAAAAACTAGAAAATGTTTTAATCCATAGTAATCACATTTTAGTTCCACCTCCGCTACATTCTATTTTAAGCGCAAAAAATTGCCAAATTAACGCTCTTTTAGCTCCATCTCATGTAAGTGTTATCACTGGCTCTAAAATTTATGAACCCCTTTTAGAGCAGTATCAAATCCCCATTGTTGTATGTGGATTTGAACCTTTAGATGTAGCAGAAAGTTTGCTAAGTATTCTTAGACAAGTCTTTGAAGGCATACCAAAGGTAGAAACACAATATGCACGAAGCGTTACAAGAGAAGGAAATCTTAAAGCCCAGCAACTTGTAGAGAAATATTTCATTTTAGATTCCAACTTTTTTTGGCGTGGTTTGGGAGAGATTCCATATTCTTCCTTGCGCTTAAGAGATGAGTTTGCAAAATACGATGCAAATGTTGTTTTTAAGGATTATTTGGGCGGAATTGCTAAAGATGATCATAAAAACTGCCTGTGCGGCGAGATTTTAAAGGGAAATAAAAAACCTTATGATTGTAAGCTTTTTTGCAAGGCTTGCACCCCACAAAATCCACTTGGTAGCTGTATGGTAAGCAGCGAGGGAGCTTGTGCGGCGTATTATAAATACAAAGGAATTAGCGCTTCTTGA